A window from Fusarium musae strain F31 chromosome 8, whole genome shotgun sequence encodes these proteins:
- a CDS encoding hypothetical protein (EggNog:ENOG41): protein MSTSTPDPYEILGVAKDAQLPEIRSAHRKLVLKCHPDKVQDPTLKAQKQDEFQRVQTAYELLADEKARKRYDDQARLAELREQMRAKAAASASSRPSASATASPSSSRPTSTSTTYKYEIRTNDRTHKTDRQPSPVRGYSAYSRSYEDEHPRAADIFEGVRTVRREKSYQDKTTKREEREREKELERAREKEYARELREKERERERRRRAADEAIRRAEKENKEAEKEARRAEKKSRDKSRKRETEEKKRHKQPYIETFDGEPISSKSEKKKSSKKHDERRERDRSSHREEVPPTTSSMHPPPIPVEYQDKTNAALNYIQASRSKGSYASRHMVQPPAPTPPPVGSPFAAPADDDDARRSSAKPRRGSTGEKAYKPEVVDDPIEATPPTARPHMQKSATATGAPTTSPPRRTNTMPNEGYSRHVPGISRAQTFSGAYPEPDPRGRGRTRMQAQVPESDEEDEYERYRRERERKSHRSSKKHRSPESRGEHVMQYRVNEGGRTTLQNSYSRTTPAEEAYSYYPGQPGIRIVERPSMPSRDATYSAGYYPAKVKTSSYGDVQFSEYPAYRGEAYAA, encoded by the coding sequence ATGTCTACATCAACTCCTGACCCTTACGAAATCTTGGGTGTCGCCAAAGATGCGCAACTGCCCGAGATTCGATCTGCACACCGAAAGCTCGTTCTCAAGTGCCATCCCGATAAGGTTCAAGATCCAACATTAAAGGCCCAGAAGCAGGACGAGTTTCAAAGGGTTCAAACCGCCTACGAATTATTGGCCGACGAAAAGGCGCGAAAACGCTATGATGATCAGGCCCGGTTAGCAGAACTCCGCGAGCAGATGCGGGCAAAGGCTGCTGCGAGCGCATCAAGTCGCCCCTCCGCTTCGGCCACCGCGAGCCCCTCATCAAGTCGACCTACATCTACATCTACAACATATAAATACGAAATTCGCACTAATGACCGCACACACAAGACGGACCGACAGCCATCACCCGTCCGAGGTTATTCCGCTTATTCTCGTTCTTACGAGGATGAGCATCCTCGCGCTGCAGATATCTTCGAGGGAGTTCGAACTGTGAGAAGGGAAAAGTCTTATCAAGATAAGACTACAAAGCGcgaagagagggagagggagaaagaGTTGGAACGAGCGCGAGAGAAGGAGTATGCCCGAGAACTCCGTGAGAAGGAGCGTGAGCGtgagcgacgaagaagagctgcCGACGAAGCCATTCGCcgtgctgagaaggagaacaaggaggctgagaaggaagcCCGACgtgccgagaagaagagccgCGATAAGTCTCGCAAGCGAGAAACtgaggaaaagaagcgaCACAAGCAACCTTATATTGAGACCTTTGATGGTGAgcccatctcatcaaagtccgagaagaagaagtcaagcAAGAAGCACGATGAGCGACGCGAGCGTGATCGATCATCACATCGTGAGGAGGTCCCTCCCACGACAAGCTCAATGCACCCGCCACCCATTCCCGTGGAATACCAGGATAAGACCAACGCTGCACTCAACTACATCCAGGCCTCTAGAAGTAAAGGCTCATATGCTTCTCGACACATGGTTCAACCTCCCGCCCCTACGCCTCCCCCAGTCGGCTCTCCTTTCGCTGCTCcggctgatgatgacgatgcccGTCGATCATCAGCCAAACCTAGACGCGGGTCCACCGGCGAGAAGGCTTACAAGCCTGAGGTTGTCGACGATCCTATTGAGGCTACTCCTCCTACCGCTCGTCCTCATATGCAAAAGTCAGCCACAGCTACTGGCGCACCTACCACATCTCCTCCCAGACGGACGAATACTATGCCCAATGAGGGTTACAGTCGCCACGTCCCAGGCATCTCTCGAGCTCAAACCTTCAGTGGCGCGTATCCTGAGCCCGATCCCCGTGGCCGTGGCCGCACAAGGATGCAAGCTCAGGTCCCtgagagtgatgaagaggatgagtATGAACGTTATCGCCGCGAACGGGAGCGTAAATCTCACCGTAGCAGCAAGAAGCACCGCTCTCCTGAGTCGCGTGGCGAACATGTGATGCAGTACCGAGTTAATGAGGGCGGCCGCACAACGCTACAGAACTCATACTCACGCACCACCcctgctgaggaggcttACTCATACTACCCCGGCCAACCCGGTATTCGCATCGTTGAGCGTCCCTCCATGCCCTCTCGTGATGCTACCTACTCTGCTGGCTACTACCCCGCAAAGGTCAAGACTTCAAGTTACGGCGATGTGCAATTTAGCGAGTACCCAGCCTACCGCGGCGAAGCCTATGCTGCCTAG
- a CDS encoding hypothetical protein (EggNog:ENOG41): MTAVMRRRTRIVCISDTHNCQVKLPKGDVLIHAGDLTNQGSCAELAKTVAWLEKQDFEAKIVIAGNHDLTLDPKFYAEHGLYFHNKNPQSHDECLRLFTSSPSITYLSHESTTIRLKSSSGPRTQFKVFGSPYSPRFGLWAFYYDAPQNPSNWSDLTSLWQSIPLDADIVVTHTPARTHCDETDERRATGCEALRQTLWRVRPQLAVCGHIHDGRGAERVKWDLSCRNVAYQEESVARWQDPGEGNNKTCLIDLTGKKAPSLANDGSHPGRYGSSIREPDVTDVPRSVDSAESSLYTFGSGPADIHASHGTIGLGGDPASPRSDQAALAGRMGRRETCVVNAAIMKSRYPHIGGKQFNKPIVVDLDLPIWEDEGHIEAP, encoded by the exons ATGACAGCTGTCATGAGGAGAAGGACTAGAATTGTGTGTATCTCAGATACACACAATTGCCAGGTCAAGCTCCCGAAGGGTGATGTTCTCATTCACGCTGGAGATTTGACCAACCAAGGGAGTTGCGCAGAG CTTGCCAAGACAGTTGCTTGGTTGGAGAAGCAGGACTTTGAGGCCAAAATCGTCATCGCTG GAAATCATGACCTCACTCTAGACCCAAAGTTCTACGCTGAGCATGGTCTCTACTTTCACAACAAGAATCCGCAGTCTCACGACGAGTGTTTACGATTGTTTACGTCTTCGCCTTCGATAACGTACCTCTCTCACGAATCAACCACTATCCGCCTCAAATCTTCTTCTGGGCCGCGTACGCAATTCAAGGTCTTTGGATCGCCTTACTCTCCGCGTTTCGGGTTATGGGCGTTTTACTATGATGCTCCTCAAAACCCCAGCAACTGGTCAGATCTGACGTCGCTTTGGCAGTCCATACCACTTGACGCAGATATTGTGGTGACGCACACGCCTGCAAGGACGCATTGCGATGAGACGGATGAGCGTCGCGCTACTGGCTGTGAAGCTCTTCGACAGACGCTTTGGCGAGTGAGACCACAGCTAGCTGTCTGTGGCCACATTCATGACGGAAGAGGTGCTGAGAGAGTGAAGTGGGATCTCAGTTGTCGAAATGTCGCCTATCAAGAAGAGAGTGTCGCACGCTGGCAAGACCCTGGCGAAGGCAATAACAAAACTTGTCTCATAGATCTGACTGGGAAGAAGGCCCCGTCTCTTGCTAACGATGGCTCCCACCCAGGTCGATATGGATCAAGCATAAGAGAGCCTGACGTAACGGACGTCCCCCGTTCCGTTGACTCAGCAGAGAGCTCACTATACACCTTCGGATCTGGCCCAGCTGATATACACGCCTCTCATGGCACTATTGGATTGGGAGGGGATCCCGCCTCACCACGGAGCGACCAGGCAGCTCTCGCTGGGAGGATGGGTCGTCGGGAGACGTGTGTGGTGAACGCAGCGATCATGAAGAGTCGATATCCCCACATAGGAGGGAAGCAGTTCAACAAACCCATCGTAGTAGACCTAGATCTCCCCATCTGGGAGGACGAGGGCCATATCGAAGCCCCGTGA
- a CDS encoding hypothetical protein (EggNog:ENOG41) — protein sequence MATMAPAPTSTENITPPRSSHGHSDSWGYNMPQKEDFDNDMNAGTNHDYPQKNHFTTQNGNSNSYHSGMDRVGRKVNSHDNLLSAKLHNSVDGAGARYISESKTSPALNGNSWGQTFGPQTEDEYSRNAVPIDREVVVVDEGSKWIHRDKLARIESEELQAAGIFVPRTRNHSKQRRDRSRSAMRRGTDASENGPRSRKNSTAVEGRNPEIASESWDLRTPEEIAEEESNAYFTSNSHKGGSRIPVAKVSPAPISVDRFDRASRKTSESPDDERNLTNEKTRPGSAHMMKGFDAMSVNSNHNNSLPAPKRTATDTSPKKATTGPRKTSGPSKPGTAATGRPKTRSGSIGNSISTRPSTRSGELSPGNKAPEGDPPWMINSYKPDPRLPPDQQLLPTVARRLQQEKWEKEGKFGDVYDKDFRPLNDNEFGKPDQADQAEKSEETDEKQREASPPEDEWPLKLEPTKSPTQRAGGYSTMPKISDKPQNSPLPSPRTPLSSNAPNAPQAPAQEQSKPEPSTERPAQQHPQQPQPAEDDSKGGCGCCVVM from the exons ATGGCCACAATGGCACCCGCACCGACCTCAACCGAGAACATTACTCCGCCGCGCAGCAGTCATGGTCATTCAGACTCGTGGGGATACAACATGCCCCAGAAGGAG GATTTTGATAACGACATGAACGCTGGCACGAACCATGACTACCCTCAAAAGAACCATTTTACTACCCAAAATGGCAATTCGAATTCTTACCACTCGGGCATGGACCGAGTTGGCCGAAAAGTGAACTCTCACGATAACCTTTTGAGTGCCAAACTCCACAACTCTGTTGACGGAGCCGGAGCGCGCTACATTAGTGAATCCAAAACTAGCCCGGCTTTGAACGGTAACTCTTGGGGGCAAACCTTTGGCCCGCAGACCGAAGACGAATACAGCCGCAATGCGGTACCTATCGACCGAGAAGTAGTAGTCGTTGACGAAGGTTCCAAGTGGATTCACCGCGATAAGCTGGCAAGGATAGAAAGTGAAGAGCTTCAGGCTGCTGGCATATTTGTTCCCAGAACCCGCAACCACAGCAAGCAACGACGAGACCGAAGCCGCAGCGCTATGCGCCGTGGTACTGACGCGTCAGAAAATGGCCCTAGATCCCGAAAGAATTCGACAGCCGTCGAAGGACGAAACCCCGAGATCGCAAGCGAATCGTGGGATTTACGTACCCCAGAAGAGATTGCGGAGGAGGAAAGCAATGCCTATTTCACTTCAAACAGCCACAAAGGAGGCTCTCGCATTCCTGTTGCCAAGGTTAGTCCAGCGCCCATATCTGTTGATCGTTTCGACCGAGCATCGAGGAAAACGAGCGAGAGCCCCGACGATGAACGGAATTTGACAAATGAAAAGACTCGACCTGGAAGCGCGCACATGATGAAGGGATTCGACGCCATGTCGGTCAATAGCAATCACAACAATAGTTTACCCGCCCCGAAACGAACCGCCACCGACACATCGCCCAAGAAGGCCACGACTGGCCCAAGAAAGACGTCTGGCCCCTCGAAGCCAGGCACGGCAGCGACGGGGCGACCAAAGACGAGGTCTGGCTCTATTGGAAACAGTATCTCAACCCGACCTTCGACCCGATCTGGGGAATTGTCTCCTGGAAACAAGGCGCCTGAAGGCGATCCTCCGTGGATGATCAACTCGTACAAGCCCGATCCTCGACTTCCACCTGATCAACAACTCCTCCCAACTGTCGCCCGACGCCTACAACAGGAGAAGTGGGAGAAGGAAGGAAAGTTTGGAGATGTCTATGACAAGGATTTCCGACCGCTGAACGACAATGAATTCGGCAAACCGGATCAAGCCGATCAGGCAGAGAAGTCCGAGGAGACCGACGAGAAGCAACGAGAAGCATCACCACCCGAAGACGAGTGGCCGCTTAAGCTGGAGCCTACAAAGAGCCCAACTCAACGCGCTGGTGGATATTCTACTATGCCCAAGATCTCGGACAAGCCCCAGAACAGTCCActtccaagcccaagaacACCTCTGTCGTCCAATGCACCCAACGCACCTCAAGCGCCTGCGCAAGAACAATCGAAGCCGGAACCATCTACTGAACGACCAGCACAGCAACACCCGCAACAGCCACAACCTGCCGAAGACGACAGCAAGGGAGGCTGCGGATGCTGTGTGGTAATGTAA
- a CDS encoding hypothetical protein (EggNog:ENOG41), with product MVHQHGDHHKIPAKHRIHKPGAWLPADHRVHREYMRRVTKHADENPKELTPVLQEFKDFIEKTPRVYMYFIQMFEEIPQKHPYENDPTGTPQLRDYEHMLQVLNHIFSTAPEWTDAAESVGMVGVPLCAIFDYPMGTPSGYAAFLDPDVNRMLKKVLNHWGKFLMTPESAKVLGDHKQGWFGPVGLNDLVEVANKPNKTNFKFEEVFECDPSAKYYGFKSWDDFFTRKVRDSARPVASPDDDLVIANCCESRVYNIERDVKLRDRFFAKGQPYSILDMLAHDPLAEKFAGGTIYQAFLSALSYHRWHTPVSGKVVRAFVQDGTYFSEPLFEGVGEPGSTEISSAGLSQSQGYLSALATRAIILIEADEPAIGLIAFVGIGMDEVSTCEITVKEGQHVKKGQETGMFHFGGSTHCVIFRKGVKVEGFPEVGREENVPVRSQLAVVKK from the exons atGGTTCATCAGCACGGAGATCATCATAAAATCCCCGCCAAGCACCGGATTCACAA ACCCGGAGCATGGCTTCCCGCCGACCATCGCGTGCACAGAGAGTACATGCGCCGCGTCACAAAACACGCTGATGAGAACCCCAAAGAGCTCACCCCCGTTCTCCAAGAGTTCAAGGACTTTATCGAGAAGACGCCCCGCGTGTACATGTACTTCATCCAGATGTTTGAGGAGATCCCCCAGAAGCATCCCTACGAGAATGACCCCACTGGGACACCTCAGTTAAGAGACTATGAGCATATGCTGCAGGTGCTCAATCACATCTTTAGCACGGCGCCAGAGTGGACGGATGCGGCGGAGAGCGTGGGCATGGTAGGCGTGCCGCTTTGTGCCATCTTTGACTATCCTATGGGAACGCCCAG TGGTTATGCGGCGTTTCTCGACCCTGATGTGAATCGCATGCTGAAGAAGGTTCTCAACCACTGGGGCAAGTTTCTTATG ACGCCTGAATCTGCCAAAGTTCTGGGAGATCACAAGCAAGGCTGGTTTGGCCCAGTAGGTCTGAATGACCTCGTCGAGGTCGCCAACAAGCCCAATAAGACAAACTTCAAGTTCGAGGAGGTCTTTGAGTGTGATCCCTCAGCCAAATACTACGGCTTCAAGTCCTGGGATG ACTTCTTCACTCGTAAGGTTCGCGACAGCGCTCGTCCCGTTGCTTCACCAGATGACGACCTCGTCATCGCCAACTGCTGCGAATCACGCGTCTACAACATCGAACGCGACGTGAAACTCCGCGACCGTTTCTTTGCCAAGGGCCAGCCTTACTCTATCCTCGATATGCTGGCTCATGATCCTCTCGCTGAGAAGTTCGCCGGCGGAACCATCTATCAAGCCTTCCTGTCCGCTCTCTCCTATCACCGCTGGCACACTCCCGTATCGGGTAAGGTCGTACGTGCCTTTGTCCAAGACGGTACGTATTTCAGCGAGCCTCTATTCGAAGGTGTAGGCGAGCCTGGATCGACGGAGATCTCGTCAGCGGGATTATCGCAGAGTCAGGGATATCTGAGCGCATTGGCGACGAGGGCTATCATTCtgattgaggctgatgagccGGCAATTGGACTCATTGCGTTCGTTGGTATTGGCATGGATGAGGTTAGTACATGTGAGATCACTGTAAAGGAGGGACAGCACGTCAAGAAGGGACAGGAGACGGGCATGTTCCATTTTGGAGGCTCGACGCATTGTGTTATCTTCCGCAAGGGCGTCAAGGTTGAGGGATTCCCCGAGGTTGGCAGGGAGGAGAACGTGCCAGTTCGAAGCCAGCTGGCTGTTGTGAAGAAGTAA
- a CDS encoding hypothetical protein (EggNog:ENOG41), translating to MAQKTKTDITLYTTNTPNGIKPSILLEELNLEYKVYPIKMTENEQKEEWFLKINPNGRIPALTDTLDGKQIRVFESGAMLQYLVDRYDKDHKLSFPHGSAEHWEMTSWLMWQMGGLGPMQGQANHFKRYAPEKIEYGINRYTNETRRLYRTLDTHLAQTESGYIVGDKVTIADISIWGWVSSAKWAGVDLSEFPNLEKWLYKLLERPGFEAGRHVPTRHTAFELAKLSEEELEAKASASKAWVQAGMKDDAKK from the exons atggctcaaaagaccaagaccgacATCACCCTCTACACCACCAACACGCCCAATGGTATCAAACCCTCGATCCTACTCGAGGAACTCAACCTCGAGTACAAG GTGTATCCTATCAAGATGACCGAGAATGAGCAGAAGGAGGAGTggttcctcaagatcaaccccAACGGTCGCATCCCTGCTCTCACTGATACTCTCGACGGCAAGCAGATCCGCGTTTTTGAGAGTGGTGCTATGCTGCAGTACCTCGTTGATCGCTACGATAAAGATCACAAGCTTTCGTTCCCTCATGGGTCTGCTGAGCATTGGGAGATGACCAGCTGG CTCATGTGGCAGATGGGTGGCCTCGGACCCATGCAGGGTCAAGCCAACCACTTCAAGC GCTACGCTCCCGAGAAGATCGAGTACGGCATCAACCGCTACACTAACGAGACACGCCGTCTCTACCGCACTCTCGACACTCACCTCGCCCAGACAGAATCCGGCTACATCGTCGGCGACAAGGTGACCATTGCCGATATTTCCATCTGGGGCTGGGTCTCCAGCGCAA AATgggctggtgttgatctcTCCGAGTTCCCCAACCTTGAGAAGTGGCTCTACAAGCTCCTCGAGCGTCCTGGTTTCGAAGCCGGCCGTCATGTTCCTACGCGCCACACCGCGTTCGAGCTGGCCAAGCTGAGTGAGGAGGAACTTGAGGCCAAGGCTAGTGCGTCCAAGGCTTGGGTCCAGGCTGGTATGAAGGACGATGCGAAGAAATAA
- a CDS encoding hypothetical protein (EggNog:ENOG41) codes for MAELTESWRNTNRTLRILENAVKGNYGVLAAICHNIEHLTAIVKAAEAKRSPLILLLFPSTLRQLPTLAWAASAAIKSATVPLSLHLDHAQDESQIEEVVKTLPFDSIMVDMSHYDHEENLAKTAALTKLCHERGIAVEAESGRINGGEDGIADTGDLDAKLTSPEEVEDFLRAGIDILAPSVGNIHGDYGPKGPELDLARLTSIDQQIRGRAFMALHGTNDFTSEIMQDCIKAGAVKLNVNKLLLDVWHVHLKENAHKPFMQRVNEGIEILKAEVERWIDICGSAGKA; via the exons ATGGCAGAATTAACTGAAAGTTGGAGAAACACGAACAGAACCCTGCGTATCTTGGAAAATGCTGTCAAGGGTAATTACGGGGTACTAGCAGCAATATG TCACAATATTGAACATCTCACGGCCATAGTCAAAGCAGCCGAAGCAAAACGATCTCCGCTGATTCTCCTTCTGTTTCCATCCACTCTGAGACAACTACCAACTCTAGCATGGGCAGCATCCGCAGCAATAAAATCAGCGACCGTTCCGCTCTCCCTTCATCTCGATCATGCACAAGATGAATCTCAGATCGAAGAGGTTGTTAAAACTCTGCCTTTCGATTCTATTATGGTCGACATGAGTCACTATGATCACGAGGAAAACCTTGCCAAGACCGCTGCACTGACGAAGTTGTGTCACGAGCGGGGTATCGCTGTCGAGGCAGAGAGTGGACGGATCAATGGAGGGGAAGATGGCATTGCTGATACTGGTGATCTTGATG CCAAGCTCACTTCCCccgaagaagttgaagactTCCTCAGGGCAGGCATCGACATCCTGGCCCCAAGTGTCGGCAATATTCATGGTGACTATGGTCCTAAGGGACCAGAGCTAGATCTTGCCAGACTCACATCCATTGATCAACAAATCCGCGGACGTGCATTCATGGCACTTCATGGAACAAACGACTTCACCAGTGAGATCATGCAAGATTGCATCAAAGCTGGCGCCGTGAAGCTCAATGTCAACAAGTTGCTTTTGGACGTTTGGCACGTCCATTTGAAGGAGAATGCACACAAGCCTTTTATGCAGCGTGTGAATGAAGGGATAGAGATACTAAAGGCTGAGGTCGAAAGATGGATAGATATTTGTGGAAGTGCTGGCAAGGCATAG